A genomic stretch from Kovacikia minuta CCNUW1 includes:
- a CDS encoding DUF1003 domain-containing protein, whose amino-acid sequence MNSNQPIQTEHNVKPQAAVLLNQPESTNIQSPAKKPSTFGQRLADRLASKVGSWPFLIGQSTILAGWIGFNLMPGVPHWDEQPFILLNLVFSFASAYTAPIVLMSQNRQSEEDRESANHNYQINLQAAQNIRLLQEKLDTEYSQKLDELSTLIKQHQQATSEVKVVFVPTQSATEAEHEYSLFNPISTLRHQPKKMAFVNVEKGESLTSNLGLDEVEVIIGK is encoded by the coding sequence ATGAACTCAAACCAACCAATCCAGACTGAGCACAACGTTAAACCCCAAGCAGCAGTGTTGCTAAACCAACCAGAAAGCACAAACATTCAATCCCCTGCCAAAAAGCCATCCACATTTGGACAACGATTAGCAGACCGTTTAGCATCTAAAGTTGGTTCCTGGCCTTTTCTAATTGGGCAATCAACAATTCTTGCTGGTTGGATCGGCTTTAATTTGATGCCCGGAGTTCCCCACTGGGATGAACAACCTTTCATTCTATTGAATCTGGTCTTCTCCTTTGCCTCTGCCTACACTGCGCCAATTGTGTTGATGAGCCAAAATCGCCAATCAGAAGAAGACCGCGAAAGTGCTAACCATAACTACCAGATCAACTTACAGGCAGCACAAAATATTAGACTGCTCCAGGAAAAACTGGATACAGAATACAGTCAAAAGTTGGATGAACTGAGCACGCTGATTAAACAACACCAACAAGCCACCAGCGAAGTCAAAGTTGTATTTGTTCCCACCCAATCTGCTACTGAAGCTGAGCACGAATACAGCCTATTTAATCCTATATCAACGCTCAGACATCAACCCAAGAAAATGGCTTTTGTCAATGTTGAAAAGGGAGAATCACTCACTTCTAATTTAGGTCTGGACGAAGTTGAAGTAATCATTGGTAAATAG
- a CDS encoding TerC family protein, which yields MEFTGLNFSLNTILMLCALVALETVLSADNAVALAAFVQPLQTAKQQQRALNWGLAAAFGLRITLLLTATWIIHFWQFELLGALYLLGLAGKHFWQQLQSAEPTTGTDSSLAIAPSFWRIIPLIALTDLAFSLDSVTTAVAFSDQLWVVLAGCMMGIVTLRFLAGLFVRWLEEFTYLQDAAYLTVLGVGLRLLCKALQPDLVPPEWMVLAMVGLLFAWGFSKRAGTELSVVKPSAPLSAPVVVRPLD from the coding sequence ATGGAATTCACAGGGCTTAACTTTTCACTCAATACGATTTTGATGCTATGTGCCTTAGTTGCACTGGAGACCGTTCTTTCGGCTGACAATGCCGTTGCGCTGGCAGCATTTGTACAACCCTTACAAACTGCTAAACAGCAACAGCGGGCATTAAACTGGGGCTTAGCCGCTGCCTTTGGATTACGAATTACCTTGCTGTTGACAGCTACCTGGATTATTCACTTTTGGCAATTTGAATTGCTTGGGGCACTCTATCTCCTCGGGTTAGCTGGCAAGCATTTCTGGCAGCAGTTGCAATCGGCTGAACCAACAACTGGAACTGACTCATCTTTGGCGATCGCTCCCAGCTTTTGGCGCATCATTCCGCTGATTGCTCTTACCGATTTGGCATTTTCCTTAGATAGTGTAACGACCGCCGTTGCCTTTTCTGACCAACTCTGGGTGGTATTAGCCGGGTGCATGATGGGTATTGTGACGCTGCGGTTTCTAGCGGGTTTATTTGTACGCTGGCTGGAAGAATTTACTTACCTTCAGGATGCCGCTTATTTAACCGTTTTGGGTGTGGGCTTACGATTACTCTGCAAAGCCCTTCAACCTGATTTAGTGCCACCCGAATGGATGGTACTGGCAATGGTCGGTCTCCTGTTTGCCTGGGGGTTTTCGAAGCGTGCTGGTACCGAATTATCTGTTGTTAAACCATCTGCTCCGTTGTCTGCGCCGGTAGTCGTTCGTCCCCTCGATTAA
- a CDS encoding helix-turn-helix domain-containing protein, which yields MIMSRPRIQIVPHLNDTELIRRYETCQDGKIKSHWQVILLMSQQNPYLTVEQVAEQVNFSADWVRKLVHRYNRFGPRSITHESRSLRRSRHLMNSSRDEIEYLQLNGIEISKN from the coding sequence ATGATTATGTCCCGTCCTCGAATTCAAATTGTGCCTCACTTGAACGATACAGAACTAATTCGAAGATACGAAACCTGCCAAGACGGGAAGATTAAGAGCCATTGGCAAGTCATTTTGTTAATGAGTCAACAAAACCCTTATTTAACTGTGGAGCAAGTTGCAGAGCAGGTTAATTTTTCAGCGGATTGGGTGCGGAAACTGGTCCATCGCTATAACCGATTTGGTCCTCGCAGCATTACCCATGAATCCCGATCGCTGCGAAGAAGCAGGCATCTGATGAACAGTTCCCGCGATGAAATAGAATATCTACAATTGAATGGCATTGAAATAAGCAAAAATTAA
- a CDS encoding response regulator transcription factor yields MTTHILLVEDEVKLARFVELELSSEGYQVSVAHDGMSGLSLARESEPDLAILDWMLPGLTGVELCRRLRATGSKVPVILLTARDEVGDRVTGLDAGADDYVVKPFSIEELLARIRAHLRRTQEANEDSLQFEDLSLNRRTREVYRGQRAIELTAKEFDLLEYLLNHPRQVYTRDQILENVWGYDFMGDSNIIEVYIRYLRLKLEEKGEKRLIHTVRGVGYALRE; encoded by the coding sequence ATGACAACCCATATCCTTCTGGTTGAAGATGAGGTTAAACTCGCCCGATTTGTAGAGTTGGAGTTAAGCAGTGAGGGCTATCAGGTGAGTGTTGCTCATGATGGCATGTCAGGGCTGAGCCTGGCGCGCGAGTCGGAGCCAGATCTGGCAATTTTGGACTGGATGTTACCGGGGCTAACGGGAGTAGAGCTTTGTCGGCGTCTGCGGGCAACAGGGAGTAAGGTTCCGGTGATTTTGTTGACGGCGCGGGATGAGGTGGGCGATCGGGTTACAGGGTTGGATGCGGGAGCAGATGACTATGTTGTGAAACCTTTCAGCATTGAGGAACTGCTGGCAAGAATCCGCGCCCATCTGCGGCGAACCCAGGAAGCGAATGAGGATAGTTTGCAGTTTGAAGACCTGAGCCTGAACCGCCGTACCCGTGAAGTGTATCGAGGGCAGCGGGCGATCGAACTTACCGCCAAAGAGTTTGATTTGCTGGAGTATCTTCTGAACCATCCCCGGCAGGTTTATACCCGTGACCAAATTCTCGAAAATGTCTGGGGCTATGACTTTATGGGTGATTCTAATATCATCGAAGTTTACATTCGCTATTTACGTTTAAAACTGGAAGAAAAGGGCGAAAAACGCCTCATTCATACAGTACGTGGAGTTGGCTACGCCCTCAGGGAATGA
- a CDS encoding transposase, whose protein sequence is MARKFCDLLSIFDAFIEQSPISVMMRGLMEHVFQAERLDALFETYAKVQYTQELLFSEVVNVLSLVVCGVHPSVNAAYKAKATELSVERAAFYQKLNGIEIGVSAALLRETAGELSQLIEHLGGQQAALLPGYRVRILDGNALAATEHRLKVLRSVAAAPLPGKSLVVLDPELGLAVDIFPCEDGHAQERRLFGQVLATVAPGQLWIADRNMCTLEMLTGIAGRRSTFVIREHQNLPWQALSELQLVTVMEAGEVLEQMVKIEFEGQWLHLRRIVLRLSQPTRHGDCEIVVLTNLPITVASATVVLELYRERWQVEGLFLTVTKNFECEIETLAYPRAALFSFSLALVTYNILATLKAALASVHGVATIAATVSDFYMVDELQGTYRGMMIAIPPQYWQPFRTMPLAELATLLKQLATQVNLKRFLKQPRKSKSKTPPRVRDPKHPHVSTAKLLSPG, encoded by the coding sequence TTGGCTAGAAAATTTTGTGATCTACTGAGTATCTTTGATGCCTTCATCGAGCAAAGCCCGATCAGTGTGATGATGCGGGGACTGATGGAACATGTGTTTCAAGCAGAGCGGCTCGATGCCTTGTTTGAAACCTATGCCAAAGTGCAGTACACCCAGGAGTTGCTGTTTTCAGAGGTGGTGAACGTGTTGAGTTTGGTGGTGTGTGGGGTGCATCCGTCAGTCAACGCCGCCTACAAAGCCAAAGCGACGGAATTGAGTGTGGAACGGGCGGCCTTTTATCAAAAACTCAATGGCATAGAAATCGGAGTGAGTGCGGCGTTGCTGCGAGAAACGGCAGGGGAATTGAGCCAACTGATTGAGCACCTGGGAGGGCAACAGGCCGCGTTATTGCCAGGGTATCGGGTGCGGATTCTGGATGGGAATGCGTTAGCAGCAACCGAGCATCGGTTGAAAGTGCTGCGCTCGGTAGCAGCGGCTCCCTTACCAGGGAAATCGTTGGTTGTCCTCGACCCAGAATTAGGTTTGGCGGTGGACATCTTTCCCTGTGAAGATGGTCATGCCCAGGAACGACGATTGTTTGGGCAAGTGTTAGCGACGGTCGCACCAGGGCAATTGTGGATTGCCGACCGCAATATGTGTACATTGGAGATGCTGACTGGCATTGCCGGACGGCGCAGTACCTTTGTCATTCGAGAACATCAAAATCTCCCCTGGCAAGCGTTAAGCGAGTTGCAATTGGTCACTGTCATGGAAGCCGGGGAGGTGCTTGAGCAGATGGTCAAGATTGAGTTTGAGGGTCAGTGGTTGCATCTACGACGAATTGTCTTACGCTTATCACAACCAACCCGACATGGAGATTGTGAGATTGTCGTGCTCACGAATTTACCGATTACCGTTGCCAGTGCCACAGTTGTGCTTGAGTTGTATCGAGAACGTTGGCAAGTGGAAGGACTATTCTTAACGGTTACGAAGAATTTCGAGTGTGAGATTGAGACTTTAGCCTATCCCAGAGCCGCTTTATTCAGCTTTTCTCTCGCTTTAGTGACTTACAACATTCTGGCAACGCTCAAAGCGGCTTTAGCCAGTGTACACGGAGTGGCAACCATAGCCGCCACGGTGTCTGACTTTTACATGGTTGATGAGCTGCAGGGAACCTATCGCGGCATGATGATTGCGATTCCGCCCCAGTATTGGCAACCATTCCGCACTATGCCCCTGGCAGAGTTAGCCACGCTGCTCAAACAGTTGGCAACCCAGGTCAATCTCAAGCGATTTCTCAAGCAACCCAGGAAAAGTAAATCCAAAACGCCTCCACGAGTCCGTGACCCCAAGCATCCCCACGTTTCAACGGCAAAACTTTTATCTCCTGGCTGA
- a CDS encoding ISH3 family transposase, with product MTTYPSSSLSSTPALSDEATLEAALECLLEHLPLVPEDSSCSAESLFEILLRAASRHDSIEHTAQRLQGVPSGNGIRYHLDQLDDMVALEGQLNGALQSRIPPKIRKRRHRIAIDLHLIPYYGNRTEAAAPYIYRSQAKAGTTTFFAYATVYVICRNKRVTLGIHAVHRQETLVATVTYLLAMLSALKIRVKRLYLDRGFYSVPVIRWLKALNIPFLMPAVIRGKTGGTRSLLVGRKSYATRYTLSSANYGSVTCQMRVVCTYYKGFKGKHGIQYALYVAHRVTIDLHQLHQHYRERFGIETSYRIKNQCRIRTTSKNPVVRLLFVALAFILVNLWVYLLWFFVSQTQRRGRVIHRELFGLKTMLEFLSQAVERHFPPITAIYLPTPK from the coding sequence ATGACGACCTACCCATCTTCCTCATTATCTTCCACCCCTGCCTTGAGTGATGAAGCAACCCTGGAAGCAGCCTTGGAGTGCTTGTTAGAGCACCTGCCTTTAGTACCCGAAGATAGTAGTTGTAGTGCCGAAAGCCTATTTGAGATTTTGCTCCGGGCAGCCAGTCGTCACGATAGCATCGAGCATACCGCTCAACGCCTACAAGGAGTTCCCAGTGGCAATGGCATTCGCTATCATCTCGACCAGTTAGATGACATGGTCGCTTTGGAGGGACAACTCAATGGGGCATTGCAGAGCCGAATTCCACCCAAGATTCGCAAAAGACGACATCGGATCGCGATTGACCTGCACTTGATTCCCTACTATGGCAACCGAACTGAGGCAGCAGCACCCTATATCTATCGCTCCCAAGCCAAAGCCGGAACCACCACATTTTTTGCCTATGCCACCGTTTATGTCATCTGCCGCAACAAGCGAGTCACCCTCGGAATTCATGCGGTGCATCGACAGGAAACCTTGGTGGCAACGGTGACCTATTTGTTGGCAATGCTCTCTGCTCTGAAGATTCGAGTCAAACGGTTGTATCTCGACCGAGGCTTTTACAGTGTGCCGGTGATTCGCTGGCTCAAAGCACTCAACATCCCGTTTTTGATGCCTGCGGTGATTCGCGGTAAAACCGGAGGCACCCGCTCATTACTCGTCGGGCGCAAAAGCTATGCGACACGCTACACCCTCAGCAGTGCCAACTATGGTTCCGTGACTTGTCAAATGCGAGTGGTGTGCACCTATTACAAAGGCTTCAAGGGCAAGCATGGGATTCAATATGCGCTTTATGTGGCGCATCGAGTCACTATTGACCTCCATCAGTTGCATCAGCATTATCGGGAGCGCTTTGGCATCGAAACGAGCTACAGAATTAAAAATCAGTGTCGCATTCGCACCACGAGTAAGAATCCAGTGGTTCGCCTGTTATTTGTGGCATTGGCGTTTATCCTGGTTAATCTCTGGGTGTACTTGTTGTGGTTCTTTGTCAGTCAGACCCAGCGACGGGGACGAGTCATTCATCGTGAGTTGTTTGGTCTTAAAACCATGTTGGAATTTCTCTCTCAGGCTGTTGAACGACATTTTCCACCCATCACTGCTATCTATTTACCTACCCCAAAATGA
- a CDS encoding alpha-amylase, which yields MTTAFQELKHRFRSLGKELTPEVLAIAQKSLTEWVADNYPALTAKKPSGEFNGTMMQWFHWYFPPDGSLWSKLKANAQDLANAGITALWLPPAYKASGGGFDVGYGVYDLFDLGEFEQKGTIPTKYGTKDEYVAAVNALHQAGMQVYADVVFNHRLGGDGEEEFEAIPFDPSDRNRPLGGVERIKSWTKFDFPGRGDTYSSMKWHWWHFDSVDYNSYNPNYRAVYRMKDKNFETKVDLRQGNYDYLMGCDLDINHPEVRGELKYWGEWIMKEVGVDGFRCDAIKHINGDFFNDWLDHLEHHAQRDLFTVGEYWTEDFGALSWYIGNAGGRMNLFDVPLHYNFHRASKAGGFYDMRGILDNSLMKNLPLFAVTFVDNHDTQPLQALESLVENWFKPLAYAIILLRAEGYPCIFYPDYYGAHYKDRGRDNNEYEIWMDSHRWMIDRFLYARQNFAFGPQYDYFDHPDVIGWTRLGTEQHPGGMAVLMSDGPGGSKWMEVGKPNTTFYDLTEHIKEPIQTNEHGWAEFRCNGGSVSVWVQK from the coding sequence ATGACAACTGCATTTCAAGAACTCAAACACCGTTTCAGATCCCTGGGCAAAGAACTCACGCCAGAAGTTCTGGCAATAGCCCAGAAATCCTTGACCGAGTGGGTAGCTGACAATTATCCTGCACTGACTGCTAAGAAACCAAGTGGTGAATTTAACGGCACCATGATGCAATGGTTTCACTGGTATTTCCCACCCGATGGCTCCCTTTGGAGTAAGTTGAAAGCCAACGCTCAAGACCTCGCCAATGCTGGAATCACAGCTCTGTGGTTGCCCCCTGCCTACAAAGCAAGTGGGGGCGGATTCGATGTGGGCTATGGCGTGTATGACCTGTTTGACCTGGGTGAGTTTGAGCAAAAAGGTACGATTCCTACCAAGTACGGCACCAAGGATGAGTATGTAGCTGCGGTAAACGCCCTTCACCAGGCTGGGATGCAGGTTTATGCAGACGTTGTGTTCAACCATCGGCTGGGCGGAGATGGGGAAGAGGAATTTGAGGCGATTCCGTTTGATCCCAGCGATCGCAACCGCCCCTTAGGCGGGGTTGAGCGGATTAAATCCTGGACAAAATTCGACTTTCCCGGTCGCGGCGACACATACTCCAGCATGAAATGGCATTGGTGGCACTTTGACTCGGTAGATTACAACAGCTACAACCCCAACTACCGGGCCGTGTACCGCATGAAGGACAAAAACTTTGAAACCAAGGTAGACCTCCGGCAGGGTAACTACGATTACCTGATGGGTTGCGATCTGGATATCAACCATCCCGAAGTCCGTGGTGAGCTGAAATATTGGGGCGAATGGATCATGAAAGAGGTGGGGGTTGATGGCTTTCGTTGTGATGCCATTAAACACATCAACGGAGACTTTTTTAACGATTGGCTCGACCACCTGGAACACCATGCCCAACGAGACCTGTTTACCGTTGGCGAATACTGGACGGAAGATTTTGGTGCCTTAAGCTGGTACATCGGCAATGCCGGGGGACGGATGAATCTGTTTGATGTGCCACTTCACTACAACTTCCATCGTGCCAGCAAAGCGGGTGGCTTTTATGACATGCGAGGAATTCTCGACAATTCATTGATGAAAAATCTTCCCCTATTTGCCGTCACATTTGTAGATAACCACGACACCCAGCCCCTGCAAGCATTAGAGTCACTGGTAGAGAACTGGTTCAAGCCGCTTGCCTATGCCATCATTCTGCTGCGGGCGGAGGGCTACCCCTGTATCTTTTACCCGGATTACTACGGTGCCCATTACAAAGATAGGGGACGGGATAACAATGAATACGAAATCTGGATGGATTCCCATCGGTGGATGATCGATCGCTTCCTGTATGCCCGTCAGAATTTTGCCTTTGGTCCCCAATACGACTACTTTGACCACCCCGATGTGATTGGTTGGACTCGTCTCGGTACGGAACAACATCCTGGCGGAATGGCGGTGCTGATGAGCGACGGTCCTGGTGGTAGCAAGTGGATGGAAGTTGGCAAACCAAATACCACGTTTTATGACCTGACCGAACACATCAAAGAACCCATTCAAACCAACGAACACGGCTGGGCTGAATTTCGTTGCAATGGAGGGTCAGTTTCAGTTTGGGTGCAAAAGTAG
- a CDS encoding IS110 family RNA-guided transposase, with product MSSSSPVVDAVLGLDIGKTRIHGVLLCGTQALRRKAIANTVAGHQELLAWLSQQRFTQLHACLEATSTYGHAIAKQLHHAGYGVTIANPQAVHAYAQSRLSRTKTDAADARLIAEYCRDLKPELWQPPAPEVEVLQNLMRRVQALEQMIGQETNRLETAPPELVSEINTHITFMEDQLKALRDKIRTHIDQFPGLKRQHELLDSIPGIGPHTAALILAEIGSWQHFASVRQLAAYAGLTPQEKTSGTSIHGKPRLCKLGNARLRKALFLPALCLLRWSKPIQAWRAQLLQRHKTKRQVVGAVMHKLIRWIYGVLHANKPFDAQVCFPTSST from the coding sequence ATGTCATCGTCGTCCCCTGTCGTTGATGCTGTATTGGGTTTAGACATTGGCAAAACACGGATTCATGGGGTGTTGCTCTGTGGCACCCAAGCGCTTCGACGCAAAGCGATCGCCAACACAGTTGCTGGGCACCAAGAATTGCTCGCTTGGTTGAGCCAGCAACGCTTTACCCAGTTACATGCCTGTCTCGAAGCCACCAGCACCTATGGGCATGCCATCGCCAAGCAGTTGCATCACGCCGGGTATGGCGTGACGATTGCCAATCCCCAAGCGGTCCATGCTTATGCCCAGAGTCGCTTGAGTCGCACCAAGACCGATGCGGCTGATGCTCGCTTAATTGCCGAATACTGCCGTGACCTGAAGCCTGAGCTTTGGCAACCACCGGCCCCTGAGGTGGAAGTGTTGCAAAATCTGATGCGACGGGTGCAGGCCCTCGAGCAGATGATTGGACAGGAAACCAATCGCCTCGAAACGGCTCCCCCTGAGTTGGTAAGCGAGATTAACACTCACATCACCTTTATGGAAGACCAACTCAAAGCCTTGCGAGACAAGATTCGAACCCATATCGACCAATTCCCCGGTCTCAAACGGCAACACGAATTGCTCGATTCGATTCCTGGTATTGGTCCTCACACCGCGGCCCTGATTCTCGCAGAAATCGGCAGTTGGCAGCACTTTGCTTCGGTTCGGCAGTTGGCGGCTTACGCCGGACTCACGCCCCAGGAAAAAACCTCTGGCACATCGATTCACGGCAAGCCCAGGCTGTGCAAACTTGGTAATGCCCGCTTACGCAAAGCCCTGTTTCTCCCAGCCCTGTGCCTTTTACGCTGGAGCAAGCCGATTCAAGCTTGGCGCGCACAACTCCTCCAGCGCCACAAAACTAAGCGTCAAGTCGTCGGGGCCGTGATGCATAAGCTGATTCGCTGGATTTACGGGGTTCTGCACGCCAATAAACCTTTTGACGCCCAGGTCTGCTTCCCGACCTCATCGACTTGA
- a CDS encoding response regulator — translation MCASPSRRILVVDDVADNLFLLQTILEAEGYEVDTADDGRSALAKVESSLPDLILMDVMMPDMSGYEVTYKIRQNQAIPFMPILLVTAYEDADAIQGLALGANDFIRKPIEFDRLLTKIEAFLQFNQTYS, via the coding sequence GTGTGTGCTTCTCCATCCCGTCGGATTCTAGTTGTAGATGATGTAGCCGATAACTTGTTCTTACTCCAGACTATTTTGGAGGCAGAAGGATACGAAGTTGACACAGCAGATGACGGTCGTTCAGCCCTGGCAAAAGTTGAATCTTCCCTGCCCGATTTAATCCTCATGGATGTGATGATGCCTGATATGAGTGGGTATGAAGTTACCTACAAAATCCGTCAAAATCAGGCTATCCCTTTCATGCCAATTCTTTTAGTCACTGCCTATGAGGATGCGGATGCAATTCAAGGTTTAGCTTTGGGTGCTAATGATTTTATTCGGAAACCGATCGAATTTGACCGCTTACTGACGAAAATCGAAGCCTTTTTACAATTTAATCAAACCTATTCCTAA